A region from the Salminus brasiliensis chromosome 22, fSalBra1.hap2, whole genome shotgun sequence genome encodes:
- the adprh gene encoding ADP-ribosylarginine hydrolase — translation MARPASLEHYKAGMLLSGVGDALGYRNQLWEYNESGPAIHQELQELGGLKNIIAKLPDWPVSDDTVLHLATAEALATGKEGEELLHEVASRYVEGMKDMEGRKPGPSSILGVSQLKPGTEGGYRVAYNPEGTGCGAAMRSMCIGLRYPRPEQLSSLVAVAVETGRMTHPHPTGFLGAVASALFTAYAVQRRPITTWGLGLVKEACPVARNFVKTAGYAVNETERDWGYFTEKWEWYLNFRGLASGTGPVDWPDQYGPAERDEVYKSFSLSGWAGRSGHDAPMIALDALLGAGSDWEELMSRAGFHGGDSDSTAVIACCCWGLLYGTEGVPECNYSSLEYRDRLESSAEKLYTLSH, via the exons ATGGCTCG CCCTGCGTCTCTTGAGCACTACAAGGCTGGCATGTTGCTGAGTGGTGTTGGAGATGCTCTTGGCTACAGGAACCAGCTTTGGGAATACAACGAGTCTGGCCCAGCCATACACCAG GAATTGCAAGAGCTCGGAGGCCTAAAGAACATTATAGCTAAACTGCCCGACTGGCCAGTCAGCGACGACACCGTCCTCCACCTGGCCACTGCGGAAGCTTTAGCAACAG GAAAGGAAGGGGAGGAGCTTCTGCATGAAGTGGCTTCCCGTTATGTGGAGGGGATGAAGGACATGGAGGGACGAAAGCCAGGACCCTCCAGCATTCTGG gTGTGTCTCAGTTAAAACCAGGTACTGAAGGGGGCTACAGAGTGGCGTACAATCCAGAAGGTACAGGATGCGGTGCCGCTATGAGGTCCATGTGCATTGGTTTGAG GTACCCTCGGCCTGAGCAGCTCTCCTCACTGGTGGCTGTCGCAGTGGAGACGGGGAGAATGACCCATCCACATCCCACAGGATTCTTAGGTGCTGTGGCTTCAGCACTGTTCACAGCCTACGCTGTCCAGCGGCGTCCGATCACGACCTGGGGACTGGGCTTGGTGAAGGAAGCGTGTCCAGTAGCAAGGAATTTTGTGAAAACAGCGGGATACGCCGTGAacgagactgagagagactgggGATACTTCACTGAGAAATGGGAATG GTATCTCAATTTCAGGGGTTTAGCATCAGGGACCGGACCAGTGGACTGGCCAGACCAGTATGGACCGGCTGAGCGTGATGAGGTGTACAAGAGCTTCAGTCTTTCTGGGTGGGCAGGACGCAGTGGCCATGATGCACCAATGATAGCACTGGATGCCCTTCTTGGGGCGGGCTCAGACTGGGAGGAGCTAATGAGTCGAGCAGGATTCCACGGAG GAGACAGTGACAGTACTGCCGTAATCGCCTGCTGCTGTTGGGGGCTGCTGTATGGAACAGAGGGAGTTCCCGAGTGTAACTACAGTAGCCTGGAGTACAGGGACCGACTGGAGAGCAGTGCGGAGAAACTTTACACTCTGTCACACTGA
- the LOC140543661 gene encoding ADP-ribosylhydrolase ARH1-like isoform X1 — protein MLRDVQKKLIHSPYWPSSATLKHYIAGMLLSGAGDAIGFMWEFEYSGPAIHQAVKNLGGLKNITAKLPDWPVSDDTVLHLATAEALATGKEGEQILHELARHYVKGMRDMTGRAPGGTTITGASQLRPEDKDGYRIPYNPGSGGCGAAMRTMCIGLRYPKPEQLSTLVAVAVEAGRMTHNHPTGFLGGVASALFAAYAIQRRPIMTWGLGLVKEACPVAREFVKTAGYAVSKTERDWGYFTDKWEWYLKRRGLSSGTGPVVWPEQYGPAERDEEYNSFSWSGWGGSSGHDAPMIALDALLGAGSDWEKLMDRVAFHGGDSDSTAVIACCCWGLLYGTEGVPECNYSSLEYRDRLENSAKKLYDLSH, from the exons ATGTTACGAGATGTTCAGAAGAAACTAATACACTCTCCTTATTGGCCCAGTTCTGCGACTCTCAAGCACTACATAGCCGGAATGCTGCTAAGTGGTGCTGGAGATGCCATTGGTTTCATGTGGGAGTTTGAATATTCCGGGCCAGCCATCCACCAG GCTGTAAAAAATCTTGGAGGCCTGAAGAACATCACAGCTAAACTGCCCGACTGGCCAGTCAGTGATGACACCGTTCTCCACCTGGCCACTGCTGAAGCTTTAGCAACAG GAAAAGAAGGGGAGCAGATTCTGCATGAATTGGCTCGCCATTATGTGAAGGGCATGAGGGACATGACTGGGAGGGCACCAGGTGGCACTACCATTACTG GTGCATCACAGTTAAGGCCAGAGGATAAAGACGGCTACAGAATACCCTATAACCCAGGAAGTGGAGGATGTGGGGCTGCTATGAGGACCATGTGCATTGGCTTGAG GTACCCTAAACCGGAGCAGCTGTCAACTCTAGTGGCTGTTGCTGTGGAGGCGGGAAGAATGACCCACAATCATCCAACCGGCTTCTTAGGCGGCGTGGCCTCAGCGCTATTCGCGGCCTATGCCATCCAGCGGCGTCCAATCATGACCTGGGGGCTGGGCTTGGTGAAGGAAGCGTGTCCAGTAGCGAGGGAGTTTGTGAAAACAGCAGGATACGCCGTGAGcaagactgagagagactgggGATACTTCACTGACAAATGGGAATG GTATCTGAAACGGAGAGGTTTGTCATCAGGGACCGGACCAGTGGTCTGGCCTGAACAGTATGGGCCAGCTGAACGAGACGAAGAATATAACAGCTTCAGTTGGAGTGGATGGGGAGGAAGCAGCGGCCATGATGCACCAATGATAGCACTGGATGCCCTTCTGGGGGCTGGCTCAGACTGGGAGAAGCTAATGGACAGAGTGGCATTTCATGGAG GAGACAGCGACAGTACTGCGGTGATCGCCTGCTGCTGTTGGGGGCTGCTGTACGGAACAGAGGGAGTTCCTGAGTGTAACTACAGTAGTCTGGAGTACAGGGACAGACTGGAGAACAGCGCAAAAAAGCTTTATGACCTGTCGCACTGA
- the LOC140543661 gene encoding ADP-ribosylhydrolase ARH1-like isoform X2: MDSSATLKHYIAGMLLSGAGDAIGFMWEFEYSGPAIHQAVKNLGGLKNITAKLPDWPVSDDTVLHLATAEALATGKEGEQILHELARHYVKGMRDMTGRAPGGTTITGASQLRPEDKDGYRIPYNPGSGGCGAAMRTMCIGLRYPKPEQLSTLVAVAVEAGRMTHNHPTGFLGGVASALFAAYAIQRRPIMTWGLGLVKEACPVAREFVKTAGYAVSKTERDWGYFTDKWEWYLKRRGLSSGTGPVVWPEQYGPAERDEEYNSFSWSGWGGSSGHDAPMIALDALLGAGSDWEKLMDRVAFHGGDSDSTAVIACCCWGLLYGTEGVPECNYSSLEYRDRLENSAKKLYDLSH, translated from the exons ATGGACAG TTCTGCGACTCTCAAGCACTACATAGCCGGAATGCTGCTAAGTGGTGCTGGAGATGCCATTGGTTTCATGTGGGAGTTTGAATATTCCGGGCCAGCCATCCACCAG GCTGTAAAAAATCTTGGAGGCCTGAAGAACATCACAGCTAAACTGCCCGACTGGCCAGTCAGTGATGACACCGTTCTCCACCTGGCCACTGCTGAAGCTTTAGCAACAG GAAAAGAAGGGGAGCAGATTCTGCATGAATTGGCTCGCCATTATGTGAAGGGCATGAGGGACATGACTGGGAGGGCACCAGGTGGCACTACCATTACTG GTGCATCACAGTTAAGGCCAGAGGATAAAGACGGCTACAGAATACCCTATAACCCAGGAAGTGGAGGATGTGGGGCTGCTATGAGGACCATGTGCATTGGCTTGAG GTACCCTAAACCGGAGCAGCTGTCAACTCTAGTGGCTGTTGCTGTGGAGGCGGGAAGAATGACCCACAATCATCCAACCGGCTTCTTAGGCGGCGTGGCCTCAGCGCTATTCGCGGCCTATGCCATCCAGCGGCGTCCAATCATGACCTGGGGGCTGGGCTTGGTGAAGGAAGCGTGTCCAGTAGCGAGGGAGTTTGTGAAAACAGCAGGATACGCCGTGAGcaagactgagagagactgggGATACTTCACTGACAAATGGGAATG GTATCTGAAACGGAGAGGTTTGTCATCAGGGACCGGACCAGTGGTCTGGCCTGAACAGTATGGGCCAGCTGAACGAGACGAAGAATATAACAGCTTCAGTTGGAGTGGATGGGGAGGAAGCAGCGGCCATGATGCACCAATGATAGCACTGGATGCCCTTCTGGGGGCTGGCTCAGACTGGGAGAAGCTAATGGACAGAGTGGCATTTCATGGAG GAGACAGCGACAGTACTGCGGTGATCGCCTGCTGCTGTTGGGGGCTGCTGTACGGAACAGAGGGAGTTCCTGAGTGTAACTACAGTAGTCTGGAGTACAGGGACAGACTGGAGAACAGCGCAAAAAAGCTTTATGACCTGTCGCACTGA